tGAACATTTGTTTTCGAGAGAGCATTCAATGGAATTGGACTGCTGGACATTCTCCAGCAAAACAAGCAGCGAGagcagaaaataaaaaaattaagaccaTCCATAGTTAAAACGACAGCAAATATAATACGAATTCAGATGCAGCAAAGGTAAACCAACAATGCAATGTGATAAAAAATTCCTGATATTCAATAACACCTTTCTTCTACTCTGAGTTCAACATAAATCATTGGCAAAGCATaatataaaaactaaaatttaGTTCCAAAACTGGAATGTGACTTGATCTGatataaaaatagtatccaattGGGAATAACCCAAAATAAAAACACAAGCTCACAGCCTTCTCCCTCTTCTACCACCCTTTCTGCGAGTGCTATCAGTGGGAATTGGTGTCACGTCCTCTGGAACAATAAACCATGAGGAAACCAACATCAGCATTCCGACAAAAAACTTAGTATAAAATTTAAGCCAACAATGTCATTAATAAGAATACAAAAATTTCTAACATTCAACACCAATCAACCTAGGCAACTTGTGTGGACAACTCAGAAAACCATATACAGAATTTCATTCAATTGTAGGAAGATATTAGTAGTAACTACATGgaaacatgaatatcaaaatcccACAACAATCAATAAATCATAAGACTAGGAAGAAGATAGGTAGACaacaacacaaaaaaaaaaaggataaaagattttAAAGGAAAACAAATATACACCATTCTGAGCACAAGTATAGGATAAGGCCCTTACCTATGCGACCAATCTTCATTCCAGAACGAGCAAGGGCACGCAGGGCAGACTGCGCACCTGGACCTGGTGTTTTTGTCTTATTACCTCCAGTTGCACGGAGCTTAATATGAAGAGCAGTAATACCAAGTTCctgccccaaaaaaaaaaaaaatgaaaaaccaGTCAAGCAGTTCTGCAGTGAAAAGAACAGACATATTCTGGTGTTATGATGACTATGATTCTAGAAAGACTTAATGCTCAATAAATTCATTCATATCaacaaaaaaataaaggaaaattaaGCTGTCACATCTGAAAGACCATTGCAGGATTAATGCCAAAAAATATTCACACAATGAACCATTTATAGTTAGTAAGAGGAAGCTCACCCAAGTGAGACAAGTAATATTAATTATAGCAGAAAAATACTAAGACAAAGATGACGTCAAGGAGGCAGAGAAGGAACCCTGTTTGAGGAAAGAAGGGAGGCTCAAAGTATACTAGGACTGGGACAAACAAAATGTTCTTTTTCTTTAATATAGGCCTGCTCAAGCCTGAAAAGTATCTACCAGAGAAATACACAACACAAAATAGATGCATGCTTTTGCTTTATTCAAAAGATTGAAAAAATGACATAATTAGTCCAAATATCACTGTTGCATTAAAAATGCATTAAAAACCTATAGCAAGAGAAAATTAAATACATCAATTGTTCACCTGAAGCACCACTCATATTAGGTGAGCACTCGCATAAACTGCCTAAGCAAAGCCTAAAGGTTTTCAGTTGACAGATCAGGCCTACTTTAGAAGGATCTTACCAAGGTTGCTAATTGTTGTTCCTTATGGTCTCTCAGTGCTTTGTTTAGCACTTGGCCAGCACTCGAGTGACCTTTGACTACATAGCAGTGTTATCAAAGGCGCGCCTGAGGCGCGCCTCAGGCGCGAGGCGCACCGGGCGCAGCCCCAGGGGCCTCGGGGCAGCTGAGGCGCAAGGCCTCACTGAGGCGCACCAAGGCGCACCGAGGCGCACCGAGGCGCGAGGCGCACCGAGGCGCGCCCCAATGAGGCAAGGCACATTATAAAATGGTGGGCTGCTAGGGTTTCTTTTTTTAAACTTGTCCAGCAGCCAACAGCcagcaaaaagaaaaaaagaagaagaagaagaagaagaaattttatgtcatgcgttagaaatttttatataattattttaaattaaaaataaaaaatttatttataatttttattaaatctcaaagtaaaaaataattgatcctattatttataattatttttactaattataattatatatttcattaatcacGTGTATTATTTTTGGCACCTATAATATAATTTtggtatattattattattattattattattattattttattatcaatattattatcatttataaatattcttctttaatattttcataattaattaataaatttaacttaaaattagGTAGTAATGTGCTATGAGAACGCTGAAAGAGTGcgttttcttaaaattttaattttatataaaatttaatttataaatctaTTTTACGGTTCTTTTAAGAATAATAATATGGCATCATAATATTTTTTGcactatatttttttattaaagatttatttaatattattgttataataactgaaaaaatatttttaaatatgttaattaaaaatattaaaaataaattaacaaaatCACTTTTCCAAATTAGGTTgatttttttaaagtaaaaataTCAAATAGCTTCtatatttttagttaaattaaaataagtcaaataataaattttatgtcATTCTTGGGCTGCTAGggtttcatttttatctcttttggaTTATAAACTAATTATTACTTGCATATTTGTTAGTTATTATTATATAGTTTTATGTTACTTGAGGTGTGATagcataattataattttttttatttttaatatatattttttatttttgcgcCTCGGCTCTCTCGGGCGCGCGCCTGCGCCTTGCGCCTTGCGCCTAGGCTCCAagacaccttggtgcctcggtGCGCCTTGAGCCTTTGATAACTATGCTACATAGACACTCCTAGACAGAAATAAAAACAAACCACTCTAAATTCTAAATAAGAACATTGTATAAAGAGTAGTGATTTGTAAATAGGAAGAAAACCTTGCATCTCTGTGAGACATCCTGTGCTGCAAGCATGGCAGCATATGGTGAAGACTCATCTCTGTCAGCTTTCACCTTCATGCCTCCTGTTATAAAGGAGAAGATCACGTCCCATGAAACAAAAATTCTCCACTTTATATAATATAGACAAAAGTGATGGTGGGATGATGCAAAAGTAAAACCAAGCGCAAATTTCACGAACACCAAAAATAAATTGGCACAACAGAGaaaaaataaacatataaaatgTTGTTTAAAAtgcaaagctcaacacaaggaacTCAAATGCTTGCAAATATACTTTACCTGTTATTCGAACAAGGGTTTCTCTTCCAGAGAGATCAGTCACATGCTGCAGTTCAACAAGGCAAATTTAAGGCAAATTTAATTAGAAGCGAACATCAAGCAATACTGCCTGCTAAAGTTAACAGAACGTCCCCACATACTTACAATGAATGTGTCGTTGAATGATGCAAAGATGTGTGCCACTCCAAAAACATGCTCACCCTCCCTGACTGCAGGTCCAAGTGTCACATTTTCTTCCTTTGGCTCTCTAGTCTTCTTTTTTGACTATAAAATGGTTCATGCCAAGCATAAAAACACAAGTTCCAATCAGGACATCTTGCAACTAAATGTAaacaaaataaaacaaataaaatccAATGTTAAATCAGGATCATTTGAAGTCCCCATAAAAACAAATGCTGTGGCATTAACTTGCTTCTGGTTCACAAACTAAAGTAAGCAGATGCACAACAAGTTGAGAATTGATCACAAAATTGGATGTTTAACATTTACATCCCAAAAACATCGGACCCATGATATAATCAGAAacaaaaattcaaatttcaaaaaCAATAGAAGCGATAACAAAGTCACTCTGTAGAAAAAAGCTACTAATGAATAAAAGAGGCATCATTCTGAACTTGTCAATTTCTGCTGTGAGTGAAAGGATAATTCTCCAAGAAGTGAGTATTCTGTTGCCATTTACacaccaaaaataaaatataataataaaaataaatcaccaAACAGATCGTAACTGTTAGACCACAGGTTGTGAGACAAATCATACAAAATAACTTGCAAATGTAAAACCGAACACAATTAAGCTCTCATATAGTCGAAACACACCAAATTAACTGTCCTTAAATTTCAATTAACAAGATTATTGGGAATAATCTACAAGCTACTTACTAATAACAAAGGCAGCTAAATTCTATATCTTGCAATGAATCCGTGCACAAAATTAATGCATTTATGATTACTCAAAATAATGTGACAACTTAAAACTCCATCATTAACCACGCAAACATAGAGATCAATTGGGACATCTAGAGCAAGAGAGGAGCGAATCAGAGAGAATTGCTTACCATGGCTGCAAGGATATGAGGTTGCGATGGAGACAGCGAAGGAAGGGACTTAAGGAGGCTGAGCGTTATGAAGTGGGAAAACCCTAGAGAGTGACGAGAAGCTCTGTATGGGCTGCTATTATATGACTAGGGTTTTAACACGAGAAGGTGTGAAGTTTCTAAATTTGCAATTATGTCACTAAAGTTCTTACAAATATTAAGAATGCGCCTCAAGATTGTTTTTTTTATTTGGATGCCCTCCGAGTCCCTCATAGTTTCTTtaattctttcctttttttttttttttttccttttcttataATCCCTGCTTTTTAATCACTGAAAATTAATGAGAAGtaaaaaatattcaatttaaaaaaaaatacttaaaatctcaaaaaaaaatacaaatcataaattaaaaaaattatttgacttATTATTAtcattcttattattattatttcttaaatattatcataatatttaagatttttttagcatacttattattataattattatggacaaactattttaataatatatgatcttttttaaatataattacatCCTAAaagtattatattattatatttttatgaatgAATAATTAGAGGAAAATAATTGATaatcattttaaaaataaaagtttaattcaattttaatagggatataattattcaaaattttaattgtatttaatataattgactaagaattttatcattaacaaaaatttatagaatggttttaaaatataaaattttataaaaataaatattaaattatatattaaaataaaaagagaaaatgacTAATTTAATTGAATTGTAATTCAATTATGctcgatttttattttttaaatgattttttcaagataaaaaatagttaaatttttatttcaaacatgatatttaataaaaaaaatcaattgaattaaatttttatgaaactctaatttttaaatagaaaataaaaaaatctaaaattaaatttatatttaattcattttatttaaaaataaaattttatcgcATTCTTACATTCTAATGTGTAAAATTCGTTTtcccataaaaaaaaaattgtaaatttcattttaatttacgaAGCCAaagtaattaatagaaaaaaaaaagtttcaaaaTACTATACTCTTTAAGAATTTATCTATTCtaaaataaaacttttaaaattcatggaTTCCACAAGAATTTGGTTATCTACATGGAAATTTGGAAGGTTACCTTTGCTTTCTCCTTTTTTAAATACTAATTTTTTCTTAAATGTGCATTTTACTTTTTTTTCATTCATGTACCAATAATAATACCttcatatattatttttttattaattttttatatgatataatattattataatatactaattattattgtgataatataataattttttatttttcgtgatttatatattatatatacatttattattttcaaacgaaaataaaaatatattaatgaaaataaaaaattatagaggtaaaatttataataaaaaaattattattataatataattttatagttataaatgttttataaatatataaatttaactatttgtTATTTTGCTAGTTAAGTATTGAgtttatcaaaattaattaatttttactattttataactttgtaaaatatatataattaaagtgaaaaatcgaaaattttttaacactaaaataaatttaatttaatataattttataaaattttaattttttttatttttagttatttttaattgaattttttaattttatttgacaaaatTAATTGTGCACACTATATCAATAACtttgaattttattaatttttatttaatatataacattttatataattttatttttttaatgatatagagaaaaattttaaaaataagattaaaaatatattaatattaataaattatttataaataataaactaATAACtaactttttttataaaaaaataaaaaaatcaaggctaatagaataaaaaaatatttacattaatatattattatttttaattgaaataattatagaaaaaaaatatagataattatttgttttataataaaacattttatcaaataaatttataacgtatttttaaattaaattttttgtaattattttttttttaaaataaacattgaattttaataaaaaaaagttattaaatctaaataaataaaaattttattaaattatgtgATGCTtatattcatataaaaattatgacatcttttaattaaattatcaatttatgtttatatttaaatataaatttattaaattaaaataataattttatatttaaaatatgatttttaattcattttatatatatttactgttcactaagttatgataatattatagcattaaaaaatattatatttttttatatatgcaAATATTAacatttttaactttttaataaagtataattttaaaataaaaaaattagtattataaattataattatcctattaattatattaattttataattaaatttaaacttaatatattctattaattattaattttttaaataatatatgttTATCTAGTTAAACgtttttttcttatatatatatatatattttatttttttatattttgtacataattatatgttatttaaaaaattttagattaacataattttaatatatattacaaattaattaaataatttttataaatcaaccaatataaattttttttcctttgttgtatacttaaaaattttagaaatatacttataattaaaaaatataattttattttatataaaatattttttaatgaacttgtaagaaattaaataaaaagaaaacttcaaaaacattaataaaagaatttatatatttaactaaaaaaataatttcttttcCTAGTCTTCtatgtaaatttaaatataattgtattaaaattactttacataaataattataaaatagaaataaaaattttaaatttatatatacttaaaaattatataaataattaaattttaaatttatataaatttacaaattaaattaaataataaaaaatataattataaatactataaataataaaGGTCAATTtgatcaaaactaatattttcatttcataaatttatgtattatatagatatctataattaacaaaacaaatcatcaaattaatttaaatatataaatcttaACAACACATTCTCATATTAACTTAATATATTTAGAATTATTGTTTTTAAAATACTCTTCAATAAAATTAAACCCTAATCgataaaacaaaatttaaaaaaaaaaaaaaaacttattcttATATTCTTATCATTTGTAAGTTAAGAGGCCGGCTTGCTTTGACAACACTCATGTTTGATCTGCAGCTTGAGGGAAAAACGACGTCGTTGAGTGTTGAGAACATAAACCTCAATCACACCTTGCTACTCGCGACAAGAGGCAAATAACACAACTCAAATTACAGGCACACAAGAAACCGTCCAAACTAATAAAATCGTACTGATCTGACTCAATTTATTATGATTTTCATttgaattatattaattattagttataaattatataaacctATGTATTTcgattttaaaaattatcaaattgatGAAATCTAAATCGATACTTACTAAGAACAATGAAAAAAGAAACCATGAATATCCCTACTGTAAAGTTACAgaacttgttttttttttttttttttaattaataaatagtcGTATG
The Hevea brasiliensis isolate MT/VB/25A 57/8 chromosome 18, ASM3005281v1, whole genome shotgun sequence genome window above contains:
- the LOC110641802 gene encoding 40S ribosomal protein S14-3 is translated as MSKKKTREPKEENVTLGPAVREGEHVFGVAHIFASFNDTFIHVTDLSGRETLVRITGGMKVKADRDESSPYAAMLAAQDVSQRCKELGITALHIKLRATGGNKTKTPGPGAQSALRALARSGMKIGRIEDVTPIPTDSTRRKGGRRGRRL